In Methanococcoides sp. LMO-2, the genomic stretch TACTGGCAAAACAGGGAAATGAACCTGCCAGAACCTCGCAAATATGCAGGAACATCCTCGAAGCAGGAAGTCCCGGAAGGATGGATGCTTCGATCAGAAACTCCTGGGCCACCGATGAACTTGAAATTTCAGATAGCTCGGAAGTTGCATACATGGCCGGCTGCTGGATAGCATTCGCACATCAGGACATTGCACAATCAACCATCAAAATACTCAATGCCGGAGGAATTGTCCCGAGGATCATTCCGGAAGAAAAATGCTGTGGACTCTTCCTGATCGATAACGGCCACCTGGAAGAAGCTAAGGAGCACGCAAAAGAGTATGTCGAATACCTTGAATCCCTTGGCATAAAGAAGGTCATTGCCTCATGCCCAGGATGTTACGAAGTTCTTGGTAAGGAATATGCAAAGCTTTTCCGTAAGCCGGAATTTGAGGTAATATATTCACTTTCACTTTTCGAACAGCTCATTGATGAAGGAAAACTCATTCCAAAAAAGCTGAACAGAACAGTATCCATAAGGGATGCCTGTGCGATCATGGAGATGTCCGACATACCGAGGAAGATACTCTCATCGATGGGTGTGGAAGTAAAGGAAATGTTCGACAGGAAGAACGGCTGCTGTGGCGGCCCTGCCGGAGTTAAACCAAACTTCCCGGACATCTCATCAAAGACTGCAATGCTTACCATTGAAAAATTCAAGAACACTCCAAATGGAACTGTGTCCTACTGTCCATTCTGCTATCATCACCTGGAAGGTGTCTGTAAAGAAAAAGGTGAAGAACTGGATATGCAGGATATTTCAATACTGCTTCTGGAAAGCATACTTTGAATTTGAAAAAGTGATGCCGTATAATTAAAGGTCAATTAAAAATTGGCCTTTCGTGAGTTCAGGCATTAGGTTGACCATCTGGCTGCCCTCTAGGTAATTCAGTTTGCCTGTCGGTCACCTGGTCATTCAGTTAATTGTATGATCTTCAATAAATTCGTTCCACCTTCATGACCCTGAGTCAAAACGATCATATCCTTGGCTTTCCCGATGCCCTTTGATCTCATGTTTTTGTTTACCTTTTCTTCAAGATCTTCAGAATCATTCATCACTTTAATTGGATATACCCCATAGGAATATGCCAGCTGTTCGCATGTCATGTCGAGGTGACTCATGGCAATAACCCATTCATCCGGCTTGAACCTGGAGATACGTCTTGGAGTACCACCGGAATACGTAGGTGTTACAACGTACTCTATGGGAAGTCTGTTGATAGCTTCCTGTACCTGAAGTGAAATGACATCACTGATGTTCATGAAAGTCTCATCGATTCCTTTTCTAACAAGATCGAGACCAAAACCGGTTCTTGCACGCCATTCTTCGGTCCTCTTTGCAATATTGACCATTGTCCTTACGGTCTCTACAGGATATTTTCCAACCGCTGTCTCACCGGACAACATTACAGCATCAGTACCATCAAGGATAGCATTTGCCACATCGGTCGCTTCAGCTCTTGTTGGCCTTATATTTTCGGTCATTGACTCAAGCATATGTGTTGCAGTTATTAC encodes the following:
- a CDS encoding (Fe-S)-binding protein — protein: MDEDLLAIDYCIDCGKCYDVCHIAKVTDNKYTPKSKIMLLQKLLDGDELEQEEINDVYLSTRCGACDDVCPMNIPITDIIQREREILAKQGNEPARTSQICRNILEAGSPGRMDASIRNSWATDELEISDSSEVAYMAGCWIAFAHQDIAQSTIKILNAGGIVPRIIPEEKCCGLFLIDNGHLEEAKEHAKEYVEYLESLGIKKVIASCPGCYEVLGKEYAKLFRKPEFEVIYSLSLFEQLIDEGKLIPKKLNRTVSIRDACAIMEMSDIPRKILSSMGVEVKEMFDRKNGCCGGPAGVKPNFPDISSKTAMLTIEKFKNTPNGTVSYCPFCYHHLEGVCKEKGEELDMQDISILLLESIL